In Peromyscus eremicus chromosome 2, PerEre_H2_v1, whole genome shotgun sequence, a single genomic region encodes these proteins:
- the Tmem82 gene encoding transmembrane protein 82: MFSLPSLSSWLPSLPSFDWGSSLFDSLLQGLIAALGVSVLNSLLKVYFFVACVNDPQRQTHKQRLRAQWASLETVHLAGLTLFLTVVGARVAALVVLEFSLRAVSTVLSLGKGSGEKERLQLFLVCQFSLGCGLTCGLSFLQEGAPHRTLNLLLSLGLAALFGVGARRFRQHVCSLYELHSSQRYCGVCLGLLAGQHGLPRLLGRALAVAFAVSDLAAVALINQDFLSTSEAMRFWTPLTICYTLLVIYMQEEQRQHRFSLQGQVQTVLVRMGGLFILLMTVGRWLDLLGVLVSVLGELWCLAGVRTLIDLCQIQGFPSQRPTVTAAVTPGRVSTVSDPCEPRPSTPALSRSEAPS; the protein is encoded by the exons atgttctccctcccttccctctcctcctggcTCCCCAGCCTCCCGTCCTTTGACTGGGGTTCCAGTCTCTTCGACAGCCTCCTGCAAG GCCTGATCGCCGCCCTTGGAGTCTCGGTTCTCAACAGTCTCCTGAAAGTTTACTTCTTCGTGGCCTGTGTCAA tgaccccCAGCGGCAGACCCATAAGCAGCGGCTGCGAGCACAGTGGGCCTCACTGGAGACAGTGCACCTGGCTGGTCTGACCCTGTTCCTGACGGTGGTAGGGGCCCGAGTAGCCGCCCTGGTGGTACTGGAGTTCTCCCTCCGGGCTGTGTCCACAGTGTTGTCCCTGGGCAAG GGCTCGGGGGAGAAGGAGCGACTCCAGCTCTTCCTGGTCTGTCAGTTCTCACTGGGCTGTGGGCTGACCTGTGGCCTGAGCTTCCTACAGGAAGGCGCCCCACATCGCACCCTGAACCTGCTGCTGAGCCTGGGGCTGGCTGCGCTGTTTGGCGTGGGTGCCCGGCGCTTCCGCCAACACGTCTGCAGCCTCTATGAGCTACACAGCAGTCAGCGTTACTGTGGGGTCTGCCTGGgcctgctggctggccagcatgGCCTGCCCAGGCTTCTGGGCCGTGCTCTGGCGGTGGCCTTTGCTGTGAGTGACCTGGCAGCGGTGGCCCTCATCAACCAGGACTTCCTGAGCACATCAGAGGCCATGCGCTTCTGGACGCCACTCACCATCTGCTACACGCTGCTGGTCATCTACATGCAGG AGGAGCAGAGGCAACATCGCTTCAGCCTGCAGGGCCAGGTCCAGACGGTGCTGGTGCGCATGGGCGGCCTCTTCATTTTGTTGATGACTGTGGGCCGGTGGCTGGACCTCCTTGGTGTCCTTGTTTCGGTTTTGGGTGAGCTCTGGTGCCTTGCAGGTGTTCGCACCCTAATCGACCTCTGCCAGATACAG GGCTTTCCATCCCAGAGGCCTACAGTAACAGCAGCAGTAACACCAGGAAGGGTATCAACAGTGTCAGATCCATGCGAGCCCCGGCCTTCCACACCTGCCCTGTCCAGAAGCGAGGCCCCCTCCTGA